From the genome of Spirosomataceae bacterium TFI 002, one region includes:
- a CDS encoding penicillin-binding protein 1A, which translates to MKFSLTSFLGNGRFYKFTKTLYRLFAFGFVGFVVYLVAVNFNLFWLFGQMPGIEDLDNPKSEIASEIISSDGVVIGKFFYENRSPVDFEEISPKIIDALIATEDVRFSKHGGIDARSMLRVFVGVMTLNPKGGGSTISQQLAKNLFKLRRDDSFESFLYKIPLVRTLVIKTKEWITAIKLERRYTKQEIMKMYLDTIEFSSGAYGIKSAAKTYFKKSPADLTTNEAALLVGMIQNPSRFNPKLRPKYAKERRNVVLSQMVHYDKISNEAFQKLKGEDIVLDYSPESHNNGLAPYFRQYLKEWARTEIKKFGYKESDLYTKGFKLYTTIDSRMQRYAEDAMVEHMTQQQETFNKVFKDKNPWLQRRSEESSQYIEIPGFIERVAKRTQYYRSLKKKFSGDEAKIEAGMNEKMPMSIFTWESKNNTVDTMMSHMDSIRHYKRFLNMGMMAMDPRNGHVKVWVGGINYRYFKYDHVAQAKRQPGSTFKPFVYVTAIDNGFSTCERVVDEPITFGAEDGLRVPYTPKNSDGRYSYQPMTLRTALGRSVNSVSARLIKQFKPSQVIQYAHQLGIKSELVNSPSLCLGVSEVSLFEMLSGYAVFANAGKYTEPLFVTRIEDKHGELIREYLPDQKEVLSEETAYKMVHLMRGATMSGGTSTGLGRYGILDNNEVAGKTGTTSNYSDGWFMGMTHNLIGGVWSGGDDRSIHFRSIREGQGARMAMPAWGLFMQKVYADPDIEYKKGKFIVPNGVRIAGDCVYSPGEGFSIDSVRNYTAPKVKPVDDDELL; encoded by the coding sequence ATGAAGTTTTCTCTTACTAGCTTTCTCGGAAATGGCAGGTTTTACAAATTTACAAAGACTTTGTATAGACTCTTTGCCTTCGGATTTGTGGGCTTTGTAGTTTATCTCGTCGCTGTAAATTTTAACCTCTTTTGGCTTTTCGGTCAAATGCCTGGTATCGAGGATTTAGATAATCCCAAAAGTGAAATAGCCTCAGAGATTATCTCTTCCGACGGAGTTGTAATAGGTAAATTCTTTTATGAAAACCGAAGTCCAGTTGATTTTGAAGAAATATCACCTAAAATAATAGATGCATTAATCGCTACAGAAGATGTAAGGTTTTCAAAACATGGTGGAATTGATGCAAGGTCAATGCTAAGAGTTTTTGTTGGAGTAATGACGCTAAACCCTAAAGGTGGTGGTAGTACGATTTCACAGCAGTTGGCAAAAAACTTGTTTAAGCTAAGGAGAGATGATTCTTTTGAAAGTTTCTTGTACAAAATCCCTTTGGTAAGAACACTTGTGATCAAAACTAAAGAATGGATAACCGCAATTAAATTAGAAAGAAGATATACCAAGCAAGAGATCATGAAGATGTATCTCGACACTATTGAATTTAGTAGTGGTGCTTACGGAATTAAATCGGCAGCTAAAACTTATTTTAAGAAATCACCAGCAGATTTGACTACCAACGAGGCTGCATTATTGGTAGGAATGATACAGAATCCATCGCGTTTCAATCCGAAATTAAGACCAAAATATGCAAAGGAGAGAAGAAATGTAGTGCTCAGTCAAATGGTGCATTATGATAAAATTAGTAACGAAGCTTTTCAGAAATTGAAAGGTGAAGATATCGTTTTAGATTACTCACCAGAATCTCATAATAATGGATTAGCACCATACTTTCGTCAATATCTTAAAGAATGGGCACGAACAGAGATTAAGAAATTCGGGTACAAAGAAAGTGACCTATATACTAAAGGTTTTAAGCTCTATACCACTATTGATTCTCGAATGCAGAGATATGCGGAAGATGCCATGGTGGAGCATATGACGCAACAGCAAGAAACTTTTAATAAAGTATTTAAGGATAAAAACCCGTGGCTCCAGCGTAGATCAGAGGAGTCTAGTCAATACATTGAGATTCCAGGTTTCATTGAAAGAGTTGCCAAACGTACCCAGTATTACCGAAGTTTGAAGAAGAAATTCAGTGGTGACGAAGCCAAAATAGAAGCTGGAATGAATGAAAAAATGCCAATGAGTATTTTTACATGGGAATCTAAAAATAATACTGTGGACACCATGATGTCACATATGGATTCTATCCGTCATTACAAGCGTTTCTTAAATATGGGAATGATGGCAATGGACCCTCGAAATGGTCACGTGAAAGTGTGGGTAGGGGGAATCAATTATCGTTATTTCAAATATGATCACGTTGCTCAAGCTAAAAGACAGCCGGGTTCTACATTTAAACCTTTTGTTTACGTAACGGCAATAGATAATGGCTTCTCTACTTGTGAAAGAGTGGTTGATGAGCCTATTACTTTTGGAGCAGAAGACGGATTAAGAGTGCCATATACTCCGAAAAATTCGGATGGAAGGTATTCTTATCAGCCAATGACTTTAAGAACAGCTTTAGGGCGATCTGTCAATTCTGTGAGTGCTCGACTTATCAAGCAATTTAAACCGAGCCAAGTTATTCAATACGCACATCAGCTGGGAATAAAAAGTGAGTTGGTCAACAGCCCTTCACTATGTTTGGGAGTGAGCGAGGTAAGTCTTTTTGAAATGCTTTCTGGATACGCTGTGTTCGCTAATGCAGGTAAATACACCGAGCCTCTCTTTGTTACTAGAATTGAGGATAAACATGGAGAACTGATTCGTGAATACTTACCTGATCAAAAAGAAGTACTTAGCGAAGAAACTGCCTATAAAATGGTCCATTTGATGCGTGGAGCTACCATGTCTGGTGGAACGTCTACAGGTTTAGGAAGGTATGGTATTCTTGACAACAACGAAGTTGCTGGTAAAACTGGTACCACGAGTAATTACTCTGATGGTTGGTTTATGGGAATGACTCACAATCTAATTGGAGGAGTTTGGTCTGGTGGAGATGATAGATCTATCCACTTTAGGAGCATACGAGAAGGCCAAGGAGCTAGAATGGCTATGCCAGCTTGGGGCCTATTTATGCAAAAGGTTTATGCGGATCCGGATATAGAATATAAAAAAGGTAAATTCATTGTGCCTAATGGAGTACGAATTGCCGGAGATTGTGTGTATAGCCCAGGAGAAGGTTTCTCAATAGATTCTGTACGAAACTATACAGCACCTAAAGTGAAACCTGTAGACGACGACGAATTGTTGTAA
- a CDS encoding Sugar-specific transcriptional regulator TrmB, which yields MELQEAKDKFIHTWGTLATQWGINRTMSQIHALLLLSSKSLNADEIMEELRISRGNVNMNLRELMGWGLINKQLLPGERKEYFIAEKDIWKVARQIAKERRRREVEPILETMEEIKAELTGDTVEKKELLKIVNDINQVTSFANTTVDSLLKAEENWLVGNFLKIFNK from the coding sequence ATGGAATTACAAGAAGCGAAGGATAAGTTTATCCATACATGGGGGACATTGGCCACCCAATGGGGGATAAATAGAACAATGTCGCAAATACATGCCCTCCTTTTGCTGTCCTCAAAGTCTCTCAACGCCGATGAAATAATGGAAGAGTTGAGGATTTCTCGAGGAAATGTTAACATGAATTTACGAGAACTCATGGGTTGGGGCTTAATCAATAAGCAACTTTTACCGGGTGAGAGAAAAGAGTATTTCATTGCAGAAAAGGATATTTGGAAAGTAGCTCGACAGATAGCAAAAGAAAGAAGGAGAAGGGAAGTTGAGCCTATTCTAGAAACCATGGAAGAGATTAAAGCTGAGCTTACTGGTGATACTGTGGAGAAAAAAGAGTTGCTAAAAATTGTCAACGACATTAATCAAGTAACCAGTTTTGCCAATACAACAGTGGATTCGCTCTTAAAAGCTGAAGAAAATTGGCTAGTTGGTAATTTTCTAAAAATATTCAATAAATAA
- a CDS encoding Metal-dependent hydrolase, endonuclease/exonuclease/phosphatase family has translation MTKLLVLSLVCFASFGQTHLTAISFNIRYATPNDGINQWENRKDKVVELLNFYEPDVFGMQEALKHQIDYVHGGLSDYKWVGVGRDDGKEKGEYAPLFYNASKFSLLENGTFWLAENTSVPGKSWDAALPRIATYARLKMVNGKTVFVLNTHYDHRGELARKNSSKVILNKLKELVHVNEPVVFMGDFNAVPTEEPIKVFLDEKWNHYRLSSTEKHLGPIGTFSGFESKEGDKEIDHIFYNDHLKLYKSATLSPTWGGLFASDHHAILADFIILE, from the coding sequence ATGACCAAACTCCTCGTTTTATCCCTTGTGTGCTTCGCTTCTTTCGGCCAAACACACCTTACAGCCATTTCTTTTAATATACGCTATGCTACGCCCAATGATGGTATCAATCAATGGGAGAATAGGAAAGACAAGGTAGTAGAACTACTCAATTTTTACGAACCTGATGTTTTCGGAATGCAAGAAGCTTTAAAGCATCAGATTGACTATGTGCATGGTGGCCTAAGTGACTATAAGTGGGTAGGAGTAGGTAGAGATGATGGAAAAGAGAAAGGGGAGTATGCACCACTTTTTTACAATGCTAGTAAGTTCAGTTTACTTGAGAATGGTACTTTTTGGTTAGCTGAGAATACTTCTGTTCCAGGAAAGAGTTGGGATGCTGCTTTACCGAGAATTGCGACCTACGCGAGATTAAAAATGGTAAATGGTAAAACAGTTTTTGTTCTAAATACACACTATGATCACAGGGGTGAATTGGCTCGTAAGAACAGTTCTAAAGTTATACTTAATAAGTTAAAGGAATTAGTGCATGTAAATGAGCCAGTTGTTTTCATGGGAGACTTTAATGCAGTTCCAACAGAGGAACCAATCAAAGTTTTCTTAGATGAGAAATGGAATCACTATAGATTGAGTTCTACTGAAAAACACCTAGGTCCGATCGGTACTTTTAGTGGTTTTGAGTCAAAAGAAGGTGACAAAGAAATTGATCATATCTTTTACAATGACCATTTAAAGCTTTACAAGTCCGCAACTTTAAGTCCAACATGGGGTGGATTATTCGCATCTGACCACCATGCAATTCTTGCAGATTTTATTATTTTGGAATAG
- a CDS encoding phosphohistidine phosphatase, with product MTKKLYLIRHATAEDGGNSSMLRDFDRELNSKGIMESARMGAHLYEESIGIDLIVSSPALRTISTAKIFAERLKMESDDIVLDESLYGGGPRAYLALLNSLKESYNSVAIVGHNPDISFFAEYLTRDDTGGSMSKGSVICLENNDSNWAEMSSKMMSLSFRITVEDINEK from the coding sequence ATGACCAAAAAGCTATATCTAATAAGACATGCCACTGCGGAAGACGGAGGAAACTCCTCAATGCTAAGAGACTTTGATAGAGAACTCAACTCTAAAGGGATTATGGAATCAGCTAGAATGGGAGCTCACCTTTATGAAGAGTCAATTGGTATTGATTTAATCGTAAGCAGCCCTGCCTTAAGAACTATCTCAACAGCTAAGATATTTGCTGAAAGATTAAAAATGGAAAGTGATGATATCGTTCTGGATGAATCTCTATATGGTGGAGGACCTAGAGCATATCTCGCACTTCTAAATAGCTTAAAAGAAAGTTACAATTCCGTTGCGATCGTTGGACATAACCCAGATATAAGCTTTTTTGCAGAATACCTCACCCGTGATGACACAGGAGGTAGTATGTCTAAAGGATCAGTTATTTGTTTAGAAAACAATGATTCAAATTGGGCTGAAATGTCATCTAAAATGATGTCATTAAGCTTTAGAATTACAGTAGAGGATATCAATGAAAAATAA
- a CDS encoding CBS domain-containing protein has translation MITKVSSILRQKEIREVISVTPETTVIEALEIMSKYNIGALLIIENEVLKGIFSERDYARKGIIKGRKAKSTPMTEVMTTNVFTVKEQTNIKDCMELMSEKHFRHLPVVTDEGKVIGVLSVGDIVIALIKEQRQHIKFLERYISG, from the coding sequence ATGATTACCAAAGTTAGCTCCATATTAAGACAGAAGGAAATTCGTGAAGTAATTTCTGTAACACCAGAAACAACAGTAATAGAAGCTTTAGAGATAATGAGCAAGTATAACATAGGTGCTTTATTAATTATCGAAAACGAAGTATTAAAAGGTATTTTCTCTGAAAGAGATTATGCCAGAAAGGGTATCATTAAAGGACGAAAAGCAAAAAGTACTCCTATGACCGAAGTGATGACTACAAATGTCTTTACAGTGAAAGAACAGACCAATATCAAAGACTGTATGGAGCTTATGAGTGAAAAACATTTCAGACACTTACCCGTTGTTACAGATGAAGGAAAAGTAATAGGTGTCTTAAGTGTTGGAGATATTGTTATTGCATTAATAAAAGAACAAAGACAACACATAAAATTCCTAGAAAGATATATTTCTGGTTGA
- a CDS encoding thiamine biosynthesis lipoprotein, which produces MTSVVKSYSLLYLGLVLTFLLNSCKSEVNYQFTQVKGNAQGTTFNIVYDDKNETDYSISIDSLFQVIDQSMSLWDSTSTISLLNKSTEGRDVDSHFKTVYNLSRKISAKTYGSFDITMGPLIKSWGFIRKNGLPVPSQEEIDQKLAYVGIGNFQLEGNYLRKKIPQAEIDMNAVAQGYSVDVVADFLNKKKIANYLIEIGGEIRTKGINQFGEAWKVGIEKPDFNAGFSKNSIKAVLGISDLSLATSGSYRKFIEVDGKKYSHTIDPKTGKPVTHNLLSVTVIAPDCGSADAFATSFMVLGQDSALAIAKREKLEIYCIYDDQGELKSTFTPGFEKLMLQEN; this is translated from the coding sequence ATGACTTCGGTGGTTAAATCCTATTCACTATTATACCTAGGTTTAGTTTTAACGTTCTTGCTTAACTCATGTAAGTCAGAAGTTAACTACCAGTTTACTCAAGTAAAAGGAAACGCCCAAGGCACTACTTTTAACATTGTATACGACGACAAAAATGAAACAGACTATTCTATCTCGATAGATAGTCTGTTTCAAGTTATAGACCAAAGCATGTCTCTTTGGGACAGTACGAGCACCATTTCTCTTTTAAACAAGTCCACAGAAGGTCGAGATGTTGATAGTCACTTTAAAACTGTATATAACCTATCCCGAAAAATATCGGCAAAAACGTACGGAAGTTTTGATATTACCATGGGACCCCTTATCAAGTCGTGGGGCTTTATAAGAAAAAATGGATTACCTGTTCCATCACAAGAAGAGATCGATCAAAAATTAGCTTATGTTGGAATAGGAAACTTCCAGCTCGAAGGCAATTATTTACGAAAAAAAATACCTCAAGCTGAAATTGATATGAATGCGGTAGCCCAAGGGTATTCCGTTGATGTAGTTGCTGACTTCTTAAACAAAAAGAAAATTGCCAACTACCTTATAGAAATAGGCGGAGAAATAAGAACAAAAGGAATTAATCAATTTGGAGAAGCGTGGAAAGTTGGAATTGAGAAACCAGACTTCAATGCAGGTTTTAGCAAAAATAGCATTAAAGCGGTACTCGGAATTAGTGACTTGTCGCTAGCTACTTCAGGAAGTTACAGGAAATTTATAGAAGTTGACGGTAAAAAGTATAGTCACACTATTGACCCTAAAACAGGCAAACCAGTTACTCATAACTTACTTAGCGTAACAGTGATAGCACCTGATTGTGGAAGTGCCGATGCGTTCGCTACATCTTTTATGGTCTTAGGTCAAGACAGTGCATTGGCTATTGCAAAGAGAGAAAAACTTGAAATCTATTGCATCTATGATGATCAAGGTGAATTAAAGTCAACTTTTACACCAGGCTTTGAAAAATTAATGCTGCAAGAGAATTAA
- a CDS encoding Na+-transporting NADH:ubiquinone oxidoreductase subunit F has protein sequence MLPILLSSIVVFILVVLLFVFLILTAKAKLLPQNDVSITINGKKDEALVVKPGDTLLNVLSNNNLFLASACGGGGTCAMCQCNVYEGGGEVLPTETNHLNRRQVADKVRLACQVKVKEDMSIQIPDEVFGVKKWECEVVSNYNVASFIKEFDVKLPEGENLDFEAGGYIQIDVPKCTVDYKDIDITAHPEYHETPDKFQEEWDKFKLWDLKMKNDEEVFRAYSMANHPAEGNRIKLTIRIATPPWDRAKNGWMDVNPGLCSSYIFSKKPGDKVTISGPYGEFFIKDTQAEMLYIGGGAGMAPMRSHLFHLFHTLKTGRKVTFFYGGRTKRELFYINEFREIEKQFPNFKFVVALDNPQPEDNWTLKKDINDPEGDGFKGFVHNVVIDEFLKKHDSPEDIELYFCGPPMMNKSVIQMADDWGIPEENVAFDDFGG, from the coding sequence ATGTTACCAATTCTGTTAAGTAGTATTGTAGTCTTTATTCTTGTGGTGTTATTGTTTGTCTTTTTGATATTGACAGCAAAAGCAAAATTGCTTCCACAGAATGATGTATCTATCACCATTAATGGTAAAAAAGATGAGGCTTTAGTAGTAAAGCCAGGTGATACATTATTGAATGTATTATCCAATAACAACCTATTTCTAGCATCAGCTTGTGGTGGTGGTGGTACTTGTGCAATGTGTCAATGTAATGTTTATGAAGGTGGAGGAGAAGTACTTCCTACCGAAACAAACCACCTTAACCGTCGCCAAGTTGCCGATAAAGTTCGCCTAGCTTGTCAAGTAAAGGTGAAGGAAGACATGTCTATTCAAATACCAGATGAAGTATTTGGTGTTAAAAAGTGGGAGTGTGAGGTTGTATCCAATTACAATGTTGCATCTTTCATTAAAGAGTTTGATGTAAAACTTCCAGAAGGAGAAAACTTAGACTTCGAAGCTGGTGGATACATTCAAATTGATGTTCCAAAATGTACAGTAGACTATAAAGACATTGACATTACTGCTCACCCTGAATACCACGAAACTCCTGACAAGTTTCAGGAAGAGTGGGATAAGTTTAAGCTTTGGGATCTTAAAATGAAAAATGATGAGGAGGTTTTTAGAGCCTACTCTATGGCAAACCACCCTGCTGAAGGAAACAGAATCAAATTAACAATTAGAATTGCTACACCACCTTGGGACAGAGCAAAGAATGGCTGGATGGATGTAAATCCAGGGCTATGTTCGTCTTATATCTTCTCAAAGAAACCAGGTGACAAAGTAACAATATCAGGACCATACGGTGAATTCTTCATCAAAGACACTCAAGCCGAAATGTTATACATCGGTGGAGGTGCAGGAATGGCTCCAATGAGATCACACCTATTCCACCTTTTCCATACGTTGAAAACTGGAAGAAAGGTAACTTTCTTTTATGGAGGTAGAACAAAACGTGAACTATTCTATATCAATGAATTTAGAGAAATAGAGAAGCAATTCCCTAACTTCAAATTTGTTGTAGCATTAGACAATCCACAGCCAGAAGATAACTGGACATTGAAAAAAGACATCAATGATCCAGAAGGTGATGGTTTTAAAGGATTTGTTCACAATGTAGTTATTGATGAGTTTTTGAAAAAACACGATTCACCTGAAGATATCGAATTATACTTCTGTGGACCTCCAATGATGAACAAATCTGTCATTCAGATGGCTGATGATTGGGGTATTCCAGAGGAAAATGTAGCTTTTGATGACTTCGGTGGTTAA
- a CDS encoding Na+-transporting NADH:ubiquinone oxidoreductase subunit E, translating to MEHLLSLFVKSIFVENAVFAFFLGMCSFLAVSKKIKTAFGLGLAVIFVMLLTTPLNYLILKYMLGEGALAWIHPSLATVDLTFLSFILFISTIAGAVQLVEMVVEKFAPALYSALGIFLPLITVNCAILGSSLFMQEREYNFSETLVFSVGSGIGFFLAIVLLAAIRERLRYSKIPPALQGLGMAMMITGLMALAFLSFSGIKL from the coding sequence ATGGAACATCTACTTAGTTTATTCGTCAAATCCATATTCGTTGAAAATGCCGTTTTTGCATTTTTCTTGGGAATGTGTTCTTTTTTGGCAGTTTCGAAAAAAATCAAGACTGCATTTGGTCTTGGTCTAGCAGTAATATTTGTAATGTTGCTGACTACCCCGTTAAATTACCTTATCCTTAAGTATATGCTAGGAGAAGGTGCATTGGCATGGATACATCCTTCCCTTGCAACAGTCGATCTTACATTCTTATCATTCATCCTCTTCATTTCTACCATAGCAGGAGCTGTACAACTGGTTGAAATGGTGGTTGAGAAATTCGCTCCAGCACTTTATTCTGCTCTAGGAATTTTTCTTCCTTTAATAACTGTGAACTGTGCCATTTTAGGTTCTTCACTATTTATGCAAGAAAGAGAATACAACTTCTCTGAAACGTTGGTATTCTCGGTAGGAAGTGGAATAGGCTTCTTCCTAGCAATTGTATTGTTAGCGGCAATCAGAGAGCGACTGAGATATTCTAAAATTCCACCTGCATTACAAGGCCTAGGAATGGCAATGATGATTACCGGTTTAATGGCACTTGCCTTTTTAAGTTTTTCAGGTATTAAATTATAA
- a CDS encoding Na+-transporting NADH:ubiquinone oxidoreductase subunit D produces the protein MAEVLEIEKVKEPLFSKKNLKVIKDPLDDNNPITVQVLGICSALAVTVQVKPALIMALGVVFVSAFSNLIISMIRKHIPSRVRIIVQLIVVATLVTIVDQMLKAYMFDISKKLSVFVGLIITNCIIMGRLEAFALGQKPWPAFLDGIGNGIGYGLILVVVAAFREVLGAGAFFGYKIIPQAFYDLGYVNNGLMVLPPAALFLIGIYIWIQRSRNTKLVNVS, from the coding sequence ATGGCTGAAGTATTAGAAATAGAAAAAGTAAAAGAGCCACTCTTTTCAAAGAAGAATCTAAAGGTTATCAAAGACCCTTTAGACGACAATAACCCTATTACAGTACAAGTTCTTGGAATTTGTTCTGCTCTAGCTGTAACTGTGCAGGTTAAACCTGCTTTGATCATGGCCTTGGGTGTTGTTTTCGTGAGTGCATTCTCCAACCTTATCATTAGTATGATAAGAAAGCACATCCCTTCTCGAGTGAGAATTATTGTACAATTGATTGTAGTTGCAACACTAGTAACTATTGTAGATCAAATGTTGAAAGCATACATGTTTGATATCAGTAAAAAACTATCTGTTTTTGTCGGTCTTATTATTACAAACTGTATCATCATGGGTCGTCTTGAGGCATTTGCATTGGGACAAAAGCCTTGGCCAGCGTTCTTAGACGGAATTGGAAATGGAATTGGTTATGGTTTAATCCTAGTAGTCGTTGCTGCTTTTAGAGAAGTACTAGGAGCAGGAGCATTCTTTGGGTATAAAATTATTCCTCAAGCTTTTTATGACTTAGGATATGTGAATAATGGACTCATGGTTTTACCACCTGCAGCTTTGTTCTTAATAGGAATCTATATCTGGATTCAAAGAAGCAGAAATACGAAACTTGTAAACGTTTCTTAA
- a CDS encoding Na+-transporting NADH:ubiquinone oxidoreductase subunit C gives MHNNRYTFLFAIGISCITAVILVLTSQTLKPLQEVNIALDKKSSILKSVGIYTTESAEIESIYNSSVTEMVVNSQGEVLEALNADKIQMKNEVKKADAERSLPLYVYNGEDGKYYIVPMYGVGLWGPIWGYVSIQDDFNTVNGSFFDHKGETPGLGAEISEIAFQDQFKGKKMLNDQNNFISVHVVKSSAKVEYGNEHRVDAISGGTITSVGVDEMIANCVEPYYAYFQTLK, from the coding sequence ATGCATAACAATAGATATACATTCCTTTTTGCGATTGGGATTTCATGCATCACGGCAGTGATACTTGTATTGACATCGCAAACTCTTAAACCTTTACAAGAGGTAAATATCGCCTTAGATAAGAAATCAAGTATTCTTAAGTCTGTGGGCATTTACACAACAGAAAGTGCCGAAATAGAGTCCATCTATAATTCTAGTGTTACTGAAATGGTTGTAAACAGCCAAGGAGAAGTATTAGAAGCATTAAATGCAGACAAAATACAAATGAAGAATGAAGTAAAGAAAGCTGATGCTGAACGCTCATTACCACTCTATGTATATAATGGCGAAGACGGAAAATATTACATCGTTCCAATGTATGGCGTTGGACTTTGGGGTCCTATTTGGGGATACGTTTCTATCCAAGATGATTTCAATACCGTAAATGGTTCTTTCTTTGATCACAAAGGTGAAACTCCAGGTTTAGGTGCCGAAATTTCTGAAATAGCATTTCAAGACCAGTTCAAAGGAAAGAAAATGCTTAATGATCAAAATAACTTTATCTCTGTACACGTAGTTAAATCCTCAGCAAAAGTGGAATACGGCAATGAGCATAGAGTAGATGCGATATCAGGAGGAACCATCACCTCTGTAGGAGTTGATGAAATGATTGCCAACTGCGTAGAACCATACTACGCTTATTTTCAAACATTAAAATAA
- a CDS encoding Na+-transporting NADH:ubiquinone oxidoreductase subunit B, giving the protein MKVIRKLVDSVKPNFEKGAKLGKYHYAFEAFETLLFTPDTTTSGGVHIKDGMDLKRTMFTVVIALIPVLLFGMWNTGEQHYLAYGMETNIWQSFLFGAIKVLPIIVVSYAVGLGVEFIFAITKGHPISEGYLVTGLLIPLTLPVTVPLWMVALGAIFCTLLGKEIFGGTGYNFMNPALLARVFMFFAFPAFMSGDIWTDLSPEAGYTLLDSYSGATNLVTFDADYTQMISQSNMFWGFEQGSIGETSVFACLLGALVLIVTGVGSWRIMLSMALGGLGMGLLMNAMAPADNLTHAMHMPAVNHLLIGSFAFGAIFMATDPVSAAHTNKGKWIYGLLIGAFTVILRVFNPAYPEAVMLSILLFNVFAPLIDHLVVESHIKSRLKHA; this is encoded by the coding sequence AACTTGGAAAGTATCATTATGCTTTTGAAGCTTTCGAAACCTTATTATTTACACCCGATACCACTACAAGTGGCGGTGTACATATTAAAGATGGCATGGATCTCAAAAGAACCATGTTTACTGTGGTTATAGCTTTGATTCCTGTCCTTCTTTTTGGAATGTGGAATACTGGAGAGCAACACTATCTTGCCTACGGTATGGAAACCAATATTTGGCAAAGCTTCCTTTTTGGAGCTATTAAAGTCCTTCCTATCATTGTAGTCTCCTACGCTGTGGGACTTGGTGTTGAATTTATTTTTGCAATAACCAAAGGACATCCAATCAGTGAGGGATACTTAGTAACTGGATTACTTATACCACTTACACTTCCTGTTACTGTTCCACTTTGGATGGTTGCTTTAGGTGCAATCTTCTGTACTTTATTAGGAAAAGAGATCTTTGGAGGAACAGGTTACAACTTCATGAATCCAGCACTTTTGGCTCGTGTATTTATGTTCTTTGCGTTCCCTGCATTTATGTCTGGAGATATTTGGACTGACCTTTCGCCAGAAGCTGGATATACATTGTTAGACTCTTATTCTGGTGCGACAAACTTAGTTACTTTCGATGCCGACTATACCCAAATGATATCCCAAAGTAATATGTTTTGGGGTTTTGAGCAGGGTTCCATAGGCGAAACCAGTGTGTTCGCATGCCTACTTGGAGCACTTGTGCTTATTGTAACAGGCGTGGGAAGTTGGAGAATTATGCTAAGTATGGCATTAGGTGGATTAGGTATGGGGCTTCTAATGAACGCCATGGCACCAGCTGACAACCTAACACATGCAATGCATATGCCAGCAGTTAATCATTTACTAATTGGTAGTTTCGCTTTCGGTGCAATTTTTATGGCAACCGACCCAGTATCTGCGGCTCATACCAATAAGGGAAAATGGATTTATGGTCTTTTGATTGGTGCCTTCACTGTTATACTAAGAGTTTTCAACCCTGCTTATCCAGAAGCAGTAATGCTTAGTATTTTATTATTTAATGTTTTTGCACCTCTGATCGACCACTTAGTAGTGGAAAGTCATATAAAATCTAGATTGAAACATGCATAA